One part of the Acuticoccus sediminis genome encodes these proteins:
- the rsmA gene encoding 16S rRNA (adenine(1518)-N(6)/adenine(1519)-N(6))-dimethyltransferase RsmA produces the protein MTTSALAGLRERIDGLPPLREVAAASLPARKSLGQHFLFDLNLTDKIARTARPAGATTEAPLEGTTVVEVGPGPGGLTRSLLKAGANVIAIEKDQRASEVLAPLIEAADGRLTLITADALSADWTAIAPPGTTICANLPYNVATPLIVDWLTGPWPPWWASATVMVQREVADRIVAAPASADYGRLSVLTGARAFATSVFDVSPAAFVPPPKVWSSVVRIDPKPDTGVPLKALERVTAAAFGQRRKMLRSSLKALTREPETLLAAAGIEPTERAERISVEDFIRLAHAWEATNEDTPAAR, from the coding sequence ATGACCACAAGCGCTCTCGCCGGCCTGCGGGAGCGGATCGACGGACTGCCGCCGCTGCGCGAAGTGGCGGCGGCCTCCCTGCCGGCCCGCAAGTCTCTCGGCCAGCACTTCCTGTTCGACCTCAACCTCACCGACAAGATCGCCCGCACCGCGCGGCCCGCCGGCGCGACGACCGAGGCCCCGCTCGAAGGGACCACGGTGGTCGAGGTCGGCCCCGGTCCGGGCGGCCTCACCCGCTCGCTCCTCAAGGCGGGCGCGAATGTCATCGCCATCGAGAAGGACCAGAGGGCGAGCGAGGTGCTGGCGCCCTTGATCGAGGCCGCAGACGGACGCCTGACGCTGATCACGGCGGACGCCCTGTCGGCCGACTGGACGGCGATCGCGCCGCCCGGGACGACGATCTGCGCCAATCTCCCCTACAACGTCGCGACACCCCTCATCGTGGACTGGCTGACCGGGCCGTGGCCGCCATGGTGGGCCAGCGCGACGGTGATGGTCCAGCGCGAGGTCGCCGACCGCATCGTCGCCGCGCCCGCCTCCGCCGACTACGGCCGCCTTTCCGTCCTGACCGGGGCGCGGGCATTCGCGACGTCGGTCTTCGACGTGTCGCCGGCCGCGTTCGTGCCGCCGCCGAAGGTCTGGTCGAGCGTCGTGCGGATCGACCCCAAGCCGGACACCGGCGTGCCGCTGAAGGCGTTGGAGCGCGTGACGGCGGCCGCCTTCGGGCAGCGCCGCAAGATGCTGCGCTCGAGCCTCAAGGCGCTGACGCGCGAGCCGGAGACCCTCCTCGCCGCCGCCGGCATCGAGCCGACCGAGCGCGCCGAGCGGATCAGCGTCGAGGACTTTATCCGCCTCGCCCACGCCTGGGAGGCGACGAACGAAGACACCCCGGCCGCGCGCTGA